The following are from one region of the Desulfovibrio sp. Fe33 genome:
- a CDS encoding methyltransferase domain-containing protein gives MKEPSAPQAAAVIDQAGKRTATERIYRFSPKVILIAGPPAAGKSFAARQLARDLDYELLRLDAFTPEVAARYGDDIEAVRQPGTYSDFKGIFIRKLRALRYRNLVLEGCRISHAHIHQAFLDALDDIYSPFTIVRPFYLNPPREVRMERFALRRVRKTKEAIRAGKPIPAGTPFCETLEPVLPGYEVVADTGDILRWAEANRDAAHPGVPETDREVFKTIAEADSFNPFYQTIEYRGRVLVPGFTQSGLAWQNILKLGVEFSGKSLCDYGCMHGYYTFKAEELGAAGVGLDMDRGAVDLANRLASAKGSGCRFMVYDITTPLQRKYDIIMALNVLHRTGKFELTTEIMFAHCNECILEVGESQLPVIIAEATRQGFKLKRNLPSHRQQSCIGPRRILHMARREG, from the coding sequence ATGAAAGAGCCGAGCGCACCCCAAGCCGCCGCAGTCATCGATCAGGCCGGAAAACGAACCGCAACGGAACGAATCTACCGATTCAGCCCCAAGGTCATCCTCATCGCCGGGCCGCCGGCAGCGGGCAAGAGTTTCGCGGCCAGGCAACTTGCCCGGGACCTGGACTATGAGCTCCTGCGCCTGGACGCCTTCACGCCGGAGGTGGCGGCCCGATACGGCGACGACATCGAAGCCGTGCGCCAGCCGGGAACCTACTCGGATTTCAAGGGAATCTTCATCCGCAAGCTGCGCGCTCTCCGCTACCGGAATCTCGTGCTCGAAGGATGCCGCATCAGCCACGCGCACATCCACCAGGCCTTCCTCGACGCCCTGGACGACATTTACTCGCCCTTCACCATCGTCCGGCCCTTCTATCTCAACCCGCCGCGCGAGGTCCGCATGGAACGGTTCGCCCTGCGCCGGGTGCGCAAGACCAAGGAAGCCATCCGCGCGGGCAAGCCCATTCCTGCGGGGACCCCGTTCTGCGAGACTCTCGAACCGGTTTTGCCGGGCTATGAGGTGGTCGCGGACACCGGCGACATCCTCCGCTGGGCCGAGGCAAACCGTGACGCAGCCCATCCGGGCGTACCCGAAACCGACCGCGAGGTTTTCAAGACCATCGCCGAAGCGGACTCGTTCAATCCTTTCTACCAGACCATCGAGTACCGGGGCCGCGTGCTCGTGCCCGGCTTCACCCAATCCGGCCTGGCCTGGCAAAACATCCTCAAGCTCGGCGTGGAGTTCTCGGGCAAGTCCCTGTGCGACTACGGCTGTATGCACGGCTATTACACCTTCAAGGCCGAGGAATTGGGCGCGGCGGGAGTGGGACTCGACATGGACCGTGGAGCCGTGGACCTTGCCAATCGCCTGGCCTCGGCCAAAGGCTCCGGCTGCCGCTTCATGGTCTACGACATCACCACCCCGTTGCAACGCAAGTACGACATCATCATGGCCCTGAACGTCCTGCACCGCACAGGCAAATTCGAGCTGACCACCGAGATCATGTTCGCCCACTGCAACGAATGCATCCTCGAAGTGGGCGAGAGCCAGTTGCCGGTCATCATCGCCGAGGCCACGCGCCAGGGATTCAAGCTGAAAAGGAATCTCCCGTCCCACCGCCAGCAGTCGTGCATCGGCCCCAGGCGCATCCTGCACATGGCCCGCAGGGAAGGATAG
- a CDS encoding 3'-5' exonuclease, which produces MTTDSLDIPQQYLRTFSKEEINDLPLRRYEGEIKVVRTDSDLEEAMEGMLDSSLLGFDTETRPVFRKGKKPGPPSILQLATADCAYVFQLGVLPLAKGVCDILANRRILKTGVAVRDDILGLQKHTRFKPSGFVDLSTITAKYNLQTHGLRNMAANLLGFRISKSAQCSNWAKDKLSRQQVIYAATDAWISRELYLALEELGLT; this is translated from the coding sequence ATGACTACGGACAGCCTCGATATTCCGCAACAGTACCTTCGGACCTTTTCCAAGGAAGAGATCAACGACCTGCCCCTTCGCCGCTATGAAGGGGAAATCAAAGTCGTCCGAACGGATTCCGATCTCGAAGAAGCTATGGAAGGAATGCTTGATTCCTCCCTGCTCGGCTTCGACACCGAGACCCGTCCGGTTTTCAGGAAGGGCAAAAAGCCCGGTCCGCCTTCCATCCTCCAACTCGCCACAGCCGACTGCGCCTACGTCTTCCAGTTGGGCGTCCTTCCCCTGGCCAAAGGGGTCTGCGACATCCTGGCCAACCGGCGCATTCTCAAGACCGGCGTGGCCGTGCGCGACGACATTCTCGGGCTCCAGAAACACACCCGGTTCAAACCGAGCGGTTTCGTGGACCTGTCCACCATCACGGCCAAATACAATCTTCAGACGCACGGCCTGCGCAACATGGCCGCCAACCTGCTCGGGTTCCGCATTTCCAAGTCCGCCCAATGCTCCAACTGGGCCAAGGACAAGCTCTCCCGGCAGCAAGTGATCTACGCCGCCACCGACGCCTGGATCAGCCGCGAACTGTATCTCGCCCTGGAAGAGCTCGGCCTGACCTAA
- a CDS encoding tetratricopeptide repeat protein, with product MRKTLTATIAFLLILATALPATADPVSLGDRKFQRAWRMYVTRSNDKAVGHFKDAAATYAEALRHDPPLRTMKFQSNMVEAGIAMYFAGEYDLCIKTLEDALGEKDKIWDAALFIALAQGKKGDKEASLKAFDRFLDSNPSQRYITTQMSKVLPGVKDGSVPLADAIASIEKETQHQFVENVARYNGRDNVIPSTDSCNGAYWWRQNSTPCSRGLYHME from the coding sequence ATGCGCAAAACCCTGACCGCAACCATCGCCTTTCTGCTGATCCTGGCCACGGCCCTGCCCGCAACGGCGGACCCGGTCTCCCTGGGCGACCGCAAATTCCAGCGAGCATGGAGGATGTACGTCACGCGCAGCAACGACAAGGCCGTCGGGCACTTCAAGGATGCGGCCGCGACATACGCCGAGGCGTTGCGGCATGACCCGCCCCTGCGCACCATGAAATTCCAGTCGAACATGGTCGAGGCTGGCATAGCCATGTATTTCGCCGGGGAGTACGACCTGTGCATAAAAACGCTCGAAGACGCCCTGGGAGAGAAGGACAAGATATGGGACGCAGCCCTGTTCATCGCCCTGGCGCAGGGGAAGAAAGGCGACAAGGAAGCCTCGCTCAAGGCCTTCGACAGATTCCTGGACAGCAATCCTTCGCAACGGTACATCACCACGCAAATGTCGAAGGTGCTGCCGGGGGTCAAGGACGGTTCGGTCCCGCTGGCCGACGCCATCGCCTCCATCGAAAAGGAAACCCAGCATCAGTTCGTGGAAAACGTGGCAAGATACAACGGCAGGGACAACGTGATTCCGTCCACGGACAGTTGTAACGGAGCATACTGGTGGCGCCAGAACAGCACCCCCTGCTCCCGCGGCTTGTACCACATGGAATAG
- the lgt gene encoding prolipoprotein diacylglyceryl transferase yields the protein MLDYPQFDPIMISIGPLDLRWYGMMYVFGILSGWLLGRYRATKPWNKMTPKLMDDFITWAILGVVFGGRIGYVLFYNPSFYLSNPLQIFAVWEGGMSFHGGCLGVLLACWLFGRANGMTFPEVGDFISPLVPPGLFFGRIGNFINGELWGRYTDLPWAMPFPGAGGLPRHPSQLYEAALEGLVLFIIVWVYSAKPRSRGCVGALFLLGYGVFRFLVEFAREPDRQLGFVALNWMSMGQVLCLPMILFGLGWLIWAYRKSS from the coding sequence ATGCTCGACTATCCTCAATTCGACCCGATCATGATTTCCATAGGTCCTTTGGACCTGCGATGGTACGGCATGATGTACGTTTTCGGCATCCTGAGCGGCTGGCTGCTGGGCCGTTACCGCGCGACCAAGCCGTGGAACAAGATGACGCCCAAACTCATGGACGACTTCATTACCTGGGCCATCCTCGGCGTGGTTTTCGGGGGCCGTATCGGCTATGTCCTGTTTTACAATCCCTCGTTTTATCTTTCCAATCCGCTTCAGATTTTCGCGGTCTGGGAGGGCGGCATGTCTTTCCACGGCGGTTGCCTCGGCGTGCTGCTCGCCTGCTGGCTCTTCGGCCGCGCCAACGGCATGACATTTCCCGAAGTGGGCGACTTCATCTCCCCCCTCGTTCCGCCCGGCCTGTTCTTCGGGCGCATCGGCAACTTCATCAACGGCGAACTGTGGGGACGCTACACGGACCTGCCGTGGGCCATGCCGTTCCCCGGGGCGGGAGGGCTGCCGCGTCACCCCTCGCAGCTCTACGAGGCCGCGCTGGAGGGGCTGGTCCTGTTCATCATCGTCTGGGTCTATTCGGCCAAACCTCGGTCGAGGGGATGTGTCGGCGCGCTGTTCCTGCTCGGTTACGGTGTCTTCCGCTTCCTGGTGGAGTTCGCCCGCGAGCCTGATCGGCAACTCGGCTTCGTGGCCCTCAACTGGATGTCCATGGGCCAGGTGCTTTGCCTGCCCATGATCCTGTTCGGTCTCGGCTGGTTGATTTGGGCGTATCGCAAGTCATCGTAA
- a CDS encoding glutaminyl-peptide cyclotransferase: protein MHMPIAILMLLALTAWAAPAAAQTPVIPCRTVAEYPHDAGTSTQGLFHLDGVFYESSGGYNRSFVAMVEPGTGRKLKTVPVAPSLFAEGIAPRGSTLRMLTWKSGIGLIFDLKDLAPKGRFAYRSTFGKTEGWGLAFDGERFVMSTGKSRLELRDADDFALTGTLDVTDEGRPVRLLNELEFVGEWLYANIWKSDRVAIIDPADGKVRAWLDLSSLRGRLNRGAGTANGIAYDATGGRLYVTGKCWDRLFEIEVPVLR from the coding sequence ATGCACATGCCCATCGCCATTCTCATGCTGCTGGCCCTGACGGCTTGGGCCGCGCCCGCAGCGGCGCAAACTCCCGTCATCCCCTGCCGGACCGTCGCCGAATATCCTCACGACGCCGGGACCTCCACTCAGGGGCTCTTCCATCTCGACGGCGTGTTCTACGAATCTTCGGGCGGATACAATCGTTCCTTCGTGGCCATGGTCGAGCCCGGGACCGGCCGCAAGCTGAAGACCGTGCCGGTCGCGCCCTCCCTGTTCGCCGAGGGCATCGCGCCCCGGGGCAGCACCTTGCGAATGCTCACCTGGAAGTCGGGCATCGGCCTGATATTCGACCTCAAGGACCTCGCGCCCAAAGGACGGTTCGCCTACCGCTCGACCTTCGGAAAAACCGAGGGCTGGGGGCTGGCCTTCGACGGGGAGAGATTTGTCATGTCCACGGGAAAATCCCGGCTGGAACTGCGCGACGCCGATGACTTCGCCCTCACGGGCACATTGGATGTAACGGACGAGGGACGCCCGGTGCGTCTGCTCAACGAACTGGAATTCGTGGGGGAATGGCTCTACGCCAACATCTGGAAGTCGGACAGGGTGGCGATCATCGACCCGGCCGACGGCAAGGTCCGCGCCTGGCTCGACCTGTCTTCCCTGCGCGGGAGACTGAACCGGGGAGCCGGGACGGCCAACGGCATAGCCTATGACGCGACGGGCGGACGCCTCTACGTCACCGGCAAGTGTTGGGACCGCCTGTTCGAAATCGAAGTGCCGGTATTACGATGA
- a CDS encoding TetR/AcrR family transcriptional regulator, which produces MNDSPDVNTKTALLLAAMEVFADKGFDSATVRDICGLAKANVAAVNYHYGSKDGLYAAVLEEIFPKGEEWISSDDRDLPPEERLHKFVKGLAEEIYTQSTGQIAQKWAIFLREMAKPSHNLDLIARHQVQPRANELRDILSKLLGPGTPEQTLAYCSSNIWALMLDHLLTQPILDRLTPNRPGLGLDVEAFVDHVVRFALGGVNAVKHRA; this is translated from the coding sequence ATGAACGATTCCCCCGACGTCAATACCAAAACCGCGCTTTTGCTCGCCGCCATGGAGGTTTTCGCCGACAAGGGATTCGACTCGGCCACGGTGCGGGACATCTGCGGCCTGGCCAAGGCCAATGTTGCGGCGGTGAACTATCATTACGGCAGCAAGGACGGCCTGTATGCGGCCGTGCTCGAAGAGATCTTCCCCAAGGGGGAAGAGTGGATTTCCAGCGACGACAGGGACCTGCCCCCCGAAGAGCGGCTGCACAAGTTCGTCAAGGGGCTGGCGGAAGAGATCTACACCCAAAGCACCGGGCAAATCGCGCAGAAGTGGGCGATTTTCCTCCGAGAAATGGCCAAACCGAGCCACAACCTCGACCTTATCGCACGGCACCAGGTCCAGCCGCGCGCCAATGAATTGCGCGACATCCTGAGCAAGCTGCTCGGCCCGGGCACGCCGGAACAGACGCTGGCCTATTGCAGTTCGAACATCTGGGCTCTCATGCTCGACCACCTTCTGACCCAGCCTATCCTGGACCGCCTGACGCCAAACCGGCCCGGTCTGGGCCTTGATGTGGAAGCTTTCGTGGACCACGTGGTCCGCTTCGCCCTCGGCGGCGTTAATGCCGTAAAACATCGCGCGTAA
- the ispH gene encoding 4-hydroxy-3-methylbut-2-enyl diphosphate reductase encodes MEVILAETAGFCMGVDMALTKLDQLVAEPDGHPIYILGPIIHNPQVLKRYADKGVIMVHDPAEVPAGAHVVIRAHGITRQVEESLRERQVLIKDATCPRVKKAQLLIERNTADGGKLLLYGEADHPEVAGLVSYAGNGHFVFGSAEELAGYELTPGERYVLAAQTTQDRVEFEAIAESLAGRGDLDVVVLETICDATKLRQTEAKELAKKVDFMVVVGGYNSGNTRRLAKVVTEQGTPCKHVETMEELPMNELAGYKRIGVTAGASTPRLLIDEVLAGLKAL; translated from the coding sequence GTGGAAGTCATCTTAGCCGAAACCGCGGGGTTCTGTATGGGCGTGGACATGGCCCTGACCAAGCTCGACCAGCTTGTCGCCGAGCCCGACGGCCATCCCATCTACATACTCGGACCCATCATCCATAACCCGCAGGTGCTCAAGCGCTACGCCGACAAGGGCGTGATAATGGTTCACGATCCCGCCGAGGTCCCGGCCGGGGCGCACGTCGTCATCCGTGCCCACGGCATCACCCGCCAGGTGGAGGAATCCCTGCGCGAACGGCAGGTGCTCATCAAGGACGCAACTTGTCCCCGGGTCAAGAAGGCGCAGTTGCTCATCGAGCGCAACACCGCGGACGGCGGCAAGCTGCTTCTCTACGGCGAGGCCGACCATCCCGAGGTGGCCGGTCTGGTCAGCTACGCCGGGAACGGCCATTTCGTCTTCGGTTCCGCCGAAGAGTTGGCCGGATACGAGCTCACTCCGGGGGAGCGGTATGTCCTGGCCGCCCAGACCACCCAGGATCGGGTGGAATTCGAGGCCATCGCCGAAAGCCTGGCCGGGCGGGGCGACCTGGACGTCGTCGTGCTCGAAACCATCTGCGACGCCACCAAGCTGCGCCAGACCGAAGCCAAGGAATTGGCGAAGAAAGTGGATTTCATGGTCGTGGTCGGCGGGTACAACAGCGGCAACACCCGCAGGCTCGCCAAGGTGGTCACGGAACAGGGCACGCCCTGCAAGCACGTGGAGACCATGGAAGAACTGCCCATGAACGAACTCGCGGGCTACAAGCGCATCGGCGTCACCGCGGGGGCCTCCACTCCCAGGCTCCTCATCGATGAGGTTCTTGCCGGTCTCAAGGCGCTGTAA
- a CDS encoding molybdenum cofactor biosynthesis protein MoaE, translating to MDFNKVLADLKKEPGFAENVGMILVHNGVVRSWSRKGREEVVAIDITPDFEKMEEIRQEIEAREGIFRAWCHANSGHMKPGDDVLFLIVAGDIRENVKPALADFLDRVKAEAVSKKEIFA from the coding sequence ATGGATTTCAACAAGGTCCTGGCAGATCTGAAAAAGGAGCCCGGTTTCGCCGAGAACGTGGGCATGATCCTGGTGCATAACGGCGTGGTTCGGAGCTGGTCCCGCAAGGGCCGCGAAGAAGTGGTGGCCATCGACATCACCCCCGATTTCGAGAAGATGGAGGAAATCCGTCAGGAGATCGAGGCCCGCGAAGGTATTTTCCGCGCCTGGTGCCACGCCAACTCGGGCCACATGAAGCCCGGTGACGACGTGCTTTTCCTCATCGTGGCGGGCGACATCCGTGAAAACGTCAAGCCTGCCCTGGCCGACTTCCTTGACCGCGTCAAGGCCGAGGCCGTGTCCAAGAAAGAAATCTTCGCGTAG